From a region of the Synechococcus sp. RS9916 genome:
- a CDS encoding iron uptake porin, with product MKLFQQLLVAPAALGLLAPVAANAAELNINGVSDYAASGEQVTSISQFSDVYPTDWAYQALSNLIERYGCVAGYPNGTYRGNRAMTRYEAAALLNACLDRITEVTDELKRLMKEFEKELAILKGRVDGLEARVGELEATQFSTTTKLKGKTTFVIGGSSFGGDAYVREQFGRNLFIGSKYGYDNAESFSYTDVNGKEKTFDNPFYYSGSKKVYKGRKMADVANQYLGAVTFNYDQQLDFLTSFTGKDLLKVKLRGGNFGPSAFGGASTGIPSFLGGQYSTQSTLETAFEGGATNNNVVLNRVFYQFPLGENFTVTAGGVVRQDDMLAVWPSAYPADTVLDFFTYAGAPGAYNLNLGQGAGIWWQNDGFSVSANYVSNNGNVSKATNGYSADYAVYSNGTDVYTVFQDSQDCTASGGIATDCAGGTGTVQLAYTDDNWGVAAAYNYSSQYASALNPATATPLASNITALGNTNSVGLSAYWSPEESGWMPSISAGWGLNSTSGADNDTYRISKNGGSYSKSKGYTNLFGYDFQSATTQSWSVGLQWTDVFLKGNTAGMAVGQKGFVTALDLSNNKFDFGYGNSNKAEERLVRDGQYAWEWWYMFQVTDNISVTPALFYMSRPLGSATQGVQFNQFGGLLKTTFKF from the coding sequence ATGAAACTCTTCCAGCAACTGCTGGTGGCACCTGCTGCCCTGGGCCTTCTGGCTCCTGTGGCTGCCAACGCCGCTGAGCTGAACATCAACGGTGTGTCTGACTACGCCGCTTCCGGCGAGCAGGTCACCAGCATCAGCCAGTTCTCGGATGTGTATCCGACTGACTGGGCCTACCAGGCACTGAGCAACCTGATCGAGCGCTACGGCTGCGTCGCCGGTTACCCCAACGGCACCTACCGCGGCAACCGTGCGATGACCCGCTATGAAGCGGCCGCACTGCTGAACGCTTGCCTCGACCGGATCACTGAAGTGACCGACGAGCTGAAGCGCCTGATGAAGGAGTTCGAGAAGGAACTCGCCATCCTCAAGGGCCGCGTGGACGGTCTGGAAGCCCGCGTGGGCGAACTGGAAGCAACCCAGTTCTCCACCACCACCAAGCTGAAGGGCAAGACCACCTTCGTGATCGGTGGCAGCAGCTTCGGTGGCGACGCCTACGTGCGTGAGCAGTTCGGCCGCAACCTGTTCATCGGCTCGAAGTACGGCTACGACAACGCCGAAAGCTTCAGCTACACCGACGTCAACGGCAAAGAGAAGACCTTTGACAACCCCTTCTACTACTCCGGTAGCAAGAAGGTCTACAAAGGCCGCAAGATGGCCGATGTGGCCAACCAGTATCTGGGTGCTGTCACCTTCAACTACGACCAGCAGCTTGATTTCCTCACCAGCTTCACCGGTAAGGATCTGCTGAAAGTCAAGCTTCGCGGTGGCAACTTCGGTCCTAGCGCCTTCGGCGGTGCTTCCACCGGCATCCCCAGCTTCCTCGGCGGTCAGTACTCCACCCAGTCCACCCTGGAAACTGCCTTCGAAGGCGGTGCTACCAACAACAACGTGGTCCTGAACCGCGTGTTCTACCAGTTCCCCCTGGGTGAGAACTTCACCGTCACCGCCGGTGGTGTTGTCCGTCAGGACGACATGCTGGCTGTGTGGCCCAGCGCATACCCCGCTGACACCGTTCTCGACTTCTTCACCTACGCCGGCGCTCCTGGCGCTTACAACCTGAACCTGGGTCAAGGTGCAGGTATCTGGTGGCAGAACGACGGCTTCAGCGTCAGCGCCAACTACGTTTCCAACAACGGCAACGTTTCGAAGGCCACCAACGGCTATAGCGCTGATTACGCCGTCTACAGCAACGGCACTGACGTCTACACCGTCTTCCAGGATTCCCAGGACTGCACAGCCTCTGGTGGCATTGCCACCGATTGTGCTGGTGGTACCGGTACCGTTCAGCTCGCCTACACCGACGACAACTGGGGTGTCGCTGCTGCTTACAACTACAGCAGCCAGTACGCGTCCGCTCTGAACCCCGCCACGGCAACCCCTCTGGCGAGCAACATCACCGCTTTGGGTAACACCAACTCTGTTGGTCTGAGCGCCTACTGGAGCCCCGAAGAGTCCGGCTGGATGCCTTCGATCTCCGCTGGTTGGGGCCTCAACTCCACCTCCGGTGCTGATAACGACACCTACCGCATTTCTAAGAACGGCGGTAGCTACAGCAAGTCGAAGGGCTACACCAACCTGTTTGGTTACGACTTCCAGTCCGCAACCACCCAGTCCTGGTCTGTGGGTCTGCAGTGGACCGACGTGTTCCTCAAGGGCAACACCGCCGGTATGGCTGTTGGTCAGAAGGGCTTCGTGACTGCCCTGGATCTGTCGAACAACAAGTTCGACTTCGGCTACGGCAACTCCAACAAGGCCGAAGAGCGCCTCGTCCGCGACGGCCAGTACGCCTGGGAATGGTGGTACATGTTCCAGGTCACCGACAACATCTCTGTGACCCCCGCCCTCTTCTACATGAGCCGTCCTCTCGGTTCTGCAACCCAGGGCGTCCAGTTCAACCAGTTCGGCGGTCTCCTGAAGACCACCTTCAAGTTCTGA
- a CDS encoding iron uptake porin yields the protein MKLFQQLLVAPAALGLLAPLAVDANRSANAAELNINGVSDYAATGEQVTSISQFSDVYPTDWAYQALSNLIERYGCVAGYPNGTYRGNRAMTRYEAAALLNACLDRITEVTDELKRLMKEFEKELAILKGRVDGLEARVGELEATQFSTTTKLKGKTTFVMGATTAGGNNGYKYYGTKLRDKTAFDKKGKKGGADAYNRNYGAFTFNYDQRLVFDTSFTGKDKLRVRLRTGNFTKGLNAFSGSGVNLAALDVATDSGVAGSNRIANNVKLDRLYYKFPIGKEFTAFVGAEARNTEALAIWPSVYNKGGAKILDWTALMGTSGVYNKETGQLIGAYWKQKVKKGENAWSVSANYVADSGNGNSSNAREGGFMTDNSEASFLAQLGYGGSRWGAAFAYRYGQCDSGNGLRRGTEFAKNNSWNNNCVFENANGVDKRQDSSSNSYALNAYWQPEEAGWIPSVSLGWALNTVSADNLVEETPTESQSWMVGLKWDDVFLKGNDMGFAVGQPTFATSLKNCTKASKKAGTCNETPFDGNYVFEWYYNFQVTDNIAITPAVFYLSRPMGQYTSNLAKNGGGYDGQFNVFGGLVQTTFKF from the coding sequence ATGAAACTCTTCCAGCAACTGCTGGTGGCACCTGCTGCCCTGGGCCTTCTGGCTCCTTTGGCTGTTGATGCAAACCGGTCTGCCAACGCCGCTGAGCTGAACATCAACGGTGTGTCTGACTACGCCGCTACCGGCGAGCAGGTCACCAGCATCAGCCAGTTCTCGGATGTGTATCCGACTGACTGGGCCTACCAGGCACTGAGCAACCTGATCGAGCGCTACGGCTGCGTCGCCGGTTACCCCAACGGCACCTACCGCGGCAACCGTGCGATGACCCGCTATGAAGCGGCCGCACTGCTGAACGCTTGCCTCGACCGGATCACTGAAGTGACCGACGAGCTGAAGCGCCTGATGAAGGAGTTCGAGAAGGAACTCGCCATCCTCAAGGGCCGCGTGGACGGTCTGGAAGCCCGCGTGGGCGAACTGGAAGCAACCCAGTTCTCCACCACCACCAAGCTGAAGGGCAAGACCACCTTCGTGATGGGCGCCACCACCGCCGGTGGCAACAACGGCTACAAGTATTACGGCACCAAGCTGCGCGACAAGACTGCCTTCGATAAGAAGGGCAAGAAGGGTGGTGCAGACGCTTACAACCGCAACTACGGCGCCTTCACGTTCAATTACGACCAGCGTCTGGTGTTTGACACCAGCTTCACCGGTAAGGACAAGCTGCGTGTCCGCCTCCGTACTGGCAACTTCACCAAGGGCCTGAATGCCTTCAGTGGTTCTGGTGTGAATCTGGCCGCCCTCGACGTGGCAACCGATTCCGGCGTGGCTGGCTCCAATCGCATTGCCAACAACGTGAAGCTGGATCGCCTCTACTACAAGTTCCCGATCGGAAAAGAGTTCACCGCCTTCGTTGGTGCTGAAGCTCGTAACACCGAAGCTCTGGCGATCTGGCCCTCTGTTTACAACAAGGGTGGCGCTAAGATCCTCGACTGGACTGCTCTGATGGGCACCAGCGGCGTTTACAACAAGGAAACCGGTCAGCTGATCGGTGCCTACTGGAAGCAGAAGGTCAAGAAGGGTGAGAACGCCTGGAGCGTCAGCGCCAACTATGTGGCTGACAGCGGCAATGGCAATAGCTCCAACGCCCGTGAGGGTGGCTTCATGACCGACAACTCCGAGGCGAGCTTCTTGGCTCAGCTCGGTTATGGCGGTTCCCGTTGGGGTGCTGCGTTCGCCTACCGCTACGGACAGTGCGACAGCGGCAATGGTCTGCGTCGTGGCACCGAGTTCGCCAAGAACAACAGCTGGAATAACAACTGTGTGTTCGAGAACGCCAATGGTGTCGACAAGCGTCAAGACAGCAGCTCCAACAGCTACGCCCTGAACGCTTACTGGCAGCCAGAAGAGGCTGGCTGGATTCCTTCCGTTTCTTTGGGTTGGGCCCTCAACACTGTGAGCGCCGACAATCTGGTGGAAGAGACCCCCACCGAGTCTCAGAGCTGGATGGTTGGCCTCAAGTGGGACGATGTGTTCCTCAAGGGCAATGACATGGGCTTTGCCGTTGGTCAGCCCACCTTCGCCACCAGCCTGAAGAACTGCACGAAGGCGTCCAAGAAGGCCGGCACCTGCAATGAGACTCCCTTCGATGGCAACTATGTCTTCGAGTGGTACTACAACTTCCAGGTGACCGACAACATCGCCATCACCCCTGCCGTGTTCTATCTGTCCCGCCCCATGGGTCAGTACACCAGCAATCTGGCGAAAAACGGCGGTGGTTACGACGGTCAGTTCAATGTGTTCGGCGGTCTGGTTCAGACCACCTTCAAGTTCTGA
- a CDS encoding DUF2079 domain-containing protein, which produces MNTFLTTPTLAPPRRLWALSLLLGLVAWGGSAARHHLLQSNAYDLGLFDQWAWLLSQGLPPISSMEQVHWLADHGAWGFAVAGGFYALTPSVQWLLATQALALSLTAVPIWMLAAQAQLPRRLCWLACLLWWLQPVVFNSTLFDFHPEVWVMPALALSLWAQRARRFRLWFALLLLLLSCRDGLVLITAGIALELAWRRRWRWSTAAALLSGGWLLMLSRWLYPWLRDGEGPKAAGRMFSHLSGGPISALAGLDWPGGLSYLLLLALPCGVLWRRRSLPVLLIGLPLVLVNLLSAASSYRTLVHHYSLPLAVVAVLAAIDGLAADGQQGLAVGRRKKALVVGWAVLCWLALAKPWFFTGPYLERISLRSEAAAATAAIPSDAGVLTTSYLVPHLSARRQIAFPKKSFDGPLEADGWTALLLHPSDPGWGSSRKVQQQLLNRAHRNDWDCRRWPSGLELCLAPGAAPPPPLGSESAGSHRG; this is translated from the coding sequence ATGAACACGTTCCTGACAACGCCTACTCTCGCTCCACCCCGACGCCTTTGGGCCCTGAGCCTGCTGCTGGGCCTGGTGGCCTGGGGCGGCAGTGCAGCGCGCCACCATCTACTGCAAAGCAACGCCTACGACCTGGGCCTCTTTGACCAATGGGCCTGGCTGCTGAGCCAAGGCCTGCCGCCGATCTCTTCGATGGAACAGGTGCACTGGCTGGCCGACCACGGCGCCTGGGGCTTTGCCGTTGCAGGTGGCTTCTATGCGCTCACCCCATCCGTGCAATGGCTGCTGGCCACCCAGGCCCTGGCCTTAAGCCTCACGGCAGTCCCGATCTGGATGTTGGCCGCCCAGGCGCAGTTGCCCCGACGGCTGTGCTGGTTGGCCTGCCTGTTGTGGTGGCTGCAGCCGGTGGTGTTCAACAGCACCCTGTTTGATTTCCACCCGGAGGTGTGGGTGATGCCGGCCCTCGCCCTCAGCCTCTGGGCCCAACGGGCCAGGCGATTCCGGCTCTGGTTTGCCCTCTTGCTGCTGTTGCTGAGCTGCCGCGATGGGCTGGTGCTGATCACCGCCGGCATTGCCCTTGAACTGGCCTGGCGGCGCCGCTGGCGCTGGAGCACTGCAGCGGCTCTGCTGTCAGGCGGCTGGCTGCTGATGCTCAGCCGCTGGCTTTACCCCTGGCTGCGGGATGGCGAAGGCCCGAAAGCGGCAGGGCGCATGTTCAGCCATCTCAGCGGCGGGCCCATCAGCGCGCTTGCTGGCCTGGATTGGCCGGGAGGGCTCAGCTATCTGCTGCTGCTGGCGTTGCCCTGTGGCGTGCTGTGGCGCCGCCGCTCCCTGCCGGTGCTGCTGATCGGCCTGCCGCTGGTGCTGGTGAACCTGCTTTCAGCCGCCTCCAGTTACCGCACCCTGGTGCACCACTACAGCCTGCCCTTGGCGGTGGTGGCCGTGCTCGCCGCGATCGATGGTCTGGCCGCTGACGGGCAACAGGGCCTTGCTGTTGGCCGGCGAAAAAAAGCCCTGGTCGTGGGCTGGGCGGTGCTCTGCTGGCTGGCCCTGGCCAAACCGTGGTTTTTCACCGGGCCCTACCTGGAACGCATCAGCCTGCGCAGTGAAGCGGCCGCTGCCACCGCCGCCATCCCCTCCGATGCCGGTGTGCTCACCACCAGTTATCTGGTGCCTCACCTGAGCGCGCGGCGCCAGATCGCCTTCCCGAAGAAAAGCTTTGATGGCCCGCTGGAGGCAGACGGCTGGACGGCTCTGCTACTTCACCCAAGCGACCCCGGCTGGGGCTCATCCAGAAAGGTGCAACAGCAATTGCTCAACCGAGCGCATCGCAACGACTGGGACTGCCGGCGTTGGCCGTCAGGCCTGGAGTTGTGCCTTGCACCCGGCGCAGCACCACCGCCCCCCCTTGGCAGTGAATCAGCTGGTAGTCACCGCGGCTGA
- a CDS encoding glycosyltransferase family 39 protein, which translates to MHSKPNEPRTAQDAFTSLRSGLLNPNGLARSVLLWCFTLLVWLPGLGTLPLRDWDEGRVASVARSTMARLDLSQANLDWLLAWKWHEAYLNKPPGLHWFIGSSTRLLGEQEWAVRLLPCLIASLAIPLLYALRRQLGGPHAERKALLASLILMTLLPMARHGRLAMLDGSLVTSMLLLWTGWLSSRTRPWHGLLAGLGITGVLMLKPPAVLGFLLITAAISAIDRRQSHWRRSAMAWVVAGSAPGLAWHLWHVSQRGSDALLMWGGQGLSRVAEVVGDSTGAWVMPLTEVLEGGWPWLLLLPAGVIWAWRQRHHSVGRWELGLLLGSAALVLPLRTQLPWYSHLLWPSITLLCAEGLEPVLSDGRPRWVGRIWSLLGALVLLGTVVVWGAEVMQLPATPLALPTLALLCAGSGLLAGGLQVLQPTRQQRRRGLLTLLAGWGLALLALWHSPFWLWELNESWDPRPVAAAIRQLPDQAPVILKGPTRPSLGWYAGRELLPKDAPRQGEHWVVSRKPLQGCQAVSPASPTQRTQTPNSHWQLWHCPTP; encoded by the coding sequence ATGCATTCGAAGCCAAACGAACCGCGGACGGCCCAAGATGCCTTCACATCACTGCGATCAGGACTCTTGAACCCTAACGGACTTGCAAGGTCTGTGCTGCTGTGGTGTTTCACCCTGCTGGTGTGGCTGCCAGGCCTGGGCACCCTGCCTCTGCGCGATTGGGACGAAGGACGCGTTGCCAGCGTGGCCCGCTCCACCATGGCCCGCCTGGATCTCAGCCAAGCCAACCTGGACTGGCTGCTGGCCTGGAAATGGCACGAGGCCTATCTCAACAAGCCTCCAGGTCTGCATTGGTTCATCGGGTCAAGCACCCGCCTGCTCGGCGAACAGGAGTGGGCCGTGCGCTTGCTGCCTTGCCTGATCGCCAGCCTGGCCATACCTCTTCTCTATGCGCTGCGCCGCCAACTCGGAGGCCCCCATGCGGAACGCAAGGCCCTACTGGCCAGCCTGATCCTGATGACCCTGCTTCCTATGGCGCGCCATGGGCGGCTGGCCATGCTCGACGGCAGCCTGGTGACCAGCATGCTGCTGCTCTGGACCGGTTGGCTCAGCAGTCGTACCCGCCCCTGGCATGGCCTGCTGGCCGGACTGGGCATCACAGGCGTGCTGATGCTCAAGCCGCCAGCGGTGCTGGGATTTCTGCTGATCACGGCAGCGATCAGCGCGATCGACCGCCGCCAAAGCCATTGGCGCCGCTCAGCGATGGCCTGGGTCGTGGCTGGTAGCGCTCCTGGTCTCGCCTGGCATCTCTGGCACGTCTCGCAACGGGGCAGCGATGCCCTGTTGATGTGGGGCGGCCAGGGGCTCAGCCGGGTAGCTGAGGTGGTGGGCGACAGCACCGGCGCCTGGGTGATGCCGCTCACCGAAGTGCTGGAAGGCGGATGGCCGTGGCTGCTGCTGCTGCCAGCCGGGGTGATCTGGGCCTGGCGCCAGCGCCACCACAGCGTGGGGCGTTGGGAACTGGGCCTGCTGCTGGGCAGCGCAGCCCTGGTGCTGCCGCTGCGCACCCAACTGCCCTGGTACAGCCATCTGCTCTGGCCCTCCATTACTCTGCTCTGCGCTGAAGGCTTGGAGCCCGTGCTCAGTGATGGGCGCCCCCGCTGGGTGGGGCGCATCTGGAGCCTGCTGGGAGCTCTGGTGCTTCTGGGAACAGTGGTGGTTTGGGGCGCCGAGGTGATGCAGCTCCCCGCCACCCCGTTGGCCCTGCCGACACTGGCCTTGCTCTGTGCCGGTTCGGGCCTGCTGGCCGGTGGCCTGCAAGTGCTGCAACCCACCAGGCAGCAGAGGCGCCGAGGGCTACTCACCCTGCTGGCGGGCTGGGGCCTGGCCTTGCTGGCGCTTTGGCACAGCCCGTTCTGGCTGTGGGAACTGAATGAAAGCTGGGATCCTCGACCGGTGGCTGCCGCCATCCGCCAGCTTCCCGATCAAGCGCCCGTGATCCTCAAAGGCCCCACCCGCCCTTCGTTGGGCTGGTACGCCGGACGGGAACTGCTGCCCAAGGATGCTCCGCGCCAAGGCGAGCACTGGGTGGTGAGCCGCAAGCCGCTGCAAGGCTGCCAAGCCGTCTCCCCAGCCAGCCCGACCCAAAGGACCCAGACCCCAAACAGTCACTGGCAGCTCTGGCATTGCCCGACGCCATGA
- the cysK gene encoding cysteine synthase A — MVIASDITALVGRTPLVRLNRLPAASGCRAELVAKLESFNPTASVKDRIAGAMVQAAEEAGTISPGRTVLVEPTSGNTGIALAMVAAARGYRLILTMPDTMSTERRAMLRAYGAELQLTPGTEGIQGAIDLARELVDEIPEAYLLQQFANPANPAIHARTTAEEIWADTEGQLDVLVAGVGTGGTITGCGRLLKQRHPGLKVVAVEPAGSAVLSGQPPGPHRIQGIGAGFVPPVLDRDLIDEVMAVSDEEAMVIGRRLAREEGLLSGVSSGAAVAAALQLGQRPELEGKRIVVILASFGERYLSTPMFSSALPLPPRLDGQL; from the coding sequence ATGGTGATTGCCTCCGACATCACGGCCCTGGTGGGACGCACGCCTTTGGTGCGTCTCAATCGTTTGCCTGCAGCCAGTGGTTGCAGGGCTGAGCTGGTGGCAAAGCTGGAAAGTTTCAACCCCACCGCCTCGGTCAAAGACCGGATCGCCGGGGCCATGGTGCAGGCGGCAGAAGAGGCGGGCACGATCTCACCAGGGCGCACGGTGCTGGTGGAGCCCACCAGCGGCAACACCGGGATCGCCTTGGCGATGGTGGCAGCAGCCCGGGGGTACCGCCTGATTCTCACCATGCCCGACACCATGAGCACCGAGAGGCGGGCGATGTTGCGGGCCTACGGGGCAGAACTGCAGCTCACTCCGGGTACTGAAGGGATTCAGGGGGCGATTGACCTGGCTCGGGAACTGGTGGATGAAATCCCTGAGGCCTACCTGCTGCAGCAGTTCGCCAACCCTGCCAACCCCGCGATCCACGCCCGCACCACCGCTGAAGAGATCTGGGCTGACACCGAAGGCCAGCTGGATGTGCTGGTGGCAGGGGTGGGCACTGGAGGCACGATCACCGGTTGCGGACGTCTGCTGAAGCAGCGTCATCCAGGTTTGAAGGTGGTGGCGGTGGAGCCTGCGGGCAGCGCGGTGCTCAGCGGTCAGCCCCCAGGCCCCCATCGCATTCAGGGCATCGGTGCCGGTTTTGTCCCCCCAGTGCTGGACCGTGACCTCATTGATGAGGTGATGGCTGTCAGTGATGAGGAGGCGATGGTGATCGGTCGTCGCCTGGCCCGGGAGGAAGGGTTGCTCAGTGGTGTCAGCAGTGGTGCGGCCGTGGCGGCTGCTCTTCAACTCGGTCAGCGGCCGGAGCTGGAAGGCAAACGGATTGTGGTGATCCTCGCCAGCTTCGGTGAGCGCTATCTCTCCACACCGATGTTCAGCTCGGCCCTGCCGTTGCCCCCGCGGCTGGATGGTCAGTTGTGA
- the psbD gene encoding photosystem II D2 protein (photosystem q(a) protein): protein MTIAVGRAPQRGWFDVLDDWLKRDRFVFVGWSGILLFPTAYLAIGGWLTGTTFVTSWYTHGIASSYLEGCNFLTAAVSTPADAMGHSLLLLWGPEAQGDFVRWCQLGGLWAFVALHGAFALIGFMLRQFEIARLVGIRPYNAIAFSGPIAVFVSVFLMYPLGQSSWFFAPSFGVAAIFRFLLFLQGFHNWTLNPFHMMGVAGILGGALLCAIHGATVENTLFEDGEQSNTFKAFEPTQEEETYSMVTANRFWSQIFGIAFSNKRWLHFFMLFVPVMGLWTSSIGIIGLALNLRAYDFVSQEIRAAEDPEFETFYTKNVLLNEGLRAWMAPADQPHENFVFPEEVLPRGNAL from the coding sequence ATGACGATCGCTGTAGGACGCGCGCCACAGCGGGGATGGTTCGACGTCCTCGATGACTGGCTCAAGCGCGACCGCTTCGTTTTTGTCGGCTGGTCCGGCATCCTTCTCTTTCCAACGGCCTATCTGGCCATCGGTGGCTGGCTCACCGGCACCACCTTCGTCACCTCCTGGTACACCCACGGCATTGCCTCCTCGTACTTGGAAGGTTGCAACTTCCTGACCGCAGCTGTGTCCACCCCCGCTGATGCGATGGGTCACAGCCTGCTGCTGCTCTGGGGCCCTGAGGCCCAGGGCGACTTCGTGCGTTGGTGTCAGCTCGGCGGCCTTTGGGCCTTCGTGGCCCTACATGGTGCCTTCGCGCTGATCGGCTTCATGCTCCGTCAGTTCGAGATCGCTCGTCTGGTGGGCATCCGCCCCTACAACGCCATCGCCTTCTCCGGCCCGATCGCGGTGTTCGTCAGCGTCTTCCTGATGTACCCCCTCGGTCAGAGCAGCTGGTTCTTCGCGCCCTCCTTCGGTGTGGCTGCGATTTTCCGCTTCCTCCTCTTCCTTCAGGGCTTCCACAACTGGACCCTGAACCCCTTCCACATGATGGGCGTGGCCGGCATCCTCGGCGGCGCACTGCTCTGCGCCATTCACGGCGCCACCGTGGAAAACACCCTGTTTGAGGACGGCGAGCAGTCCAACACCTTCAAGGCCTTCGAGCCCACCCAGGAAGAAGAGACCTATTCCATGGTCACCGCCAACCGCTTCTGGAGCCAAATCTTCGGAATTGCGTTTTCCAACAAGCGCTGGCTGCACTTCTTCATGCTGTTCGTGCCTGTGATGGGCCTGTGGACCAGCTCCATCGGCATCATCGGTCTGGCTCTCAACCTGCGCGCCTATGACTTCGTGTCTCAGGAAATCCGCGCTGCAGAAGATCCCGAATTCGAGACCTTCTACACCAAGAACGTCCTTCTGAATGAAGGTCTGCGTGCCTGGATGGCACCGGCTGACCAGCCGCACGAAAACTTCGTCTTCCCTGAAGAGGTTCTGCCCCGCGGCAACGCTCTTTGA